In Amyelois transitella isolate CPQ chromosome 3, ilAmyTran1.1, whole genome shotgun sequence, a single genomic region encodes these proteins:
- the LOC106135455 gene encoding uncharacterized protein LOC106135455 encodes MCSPCGPMVCYKYEDCGPPKGRPSAGASEAEEGGSKKKAEKENQLKRIKSRELRGGIMYYSCHCIKRNGLQHDCRRTGCGGEPACLVLPDPLCAPSQLARARGLADPAPLAAHMRAQDGGAGGASSDSGSGSGKRFIVCELKGIMPDVSADKGGKCCKCPSSHVQTKIPGIRACICLPDNCPCSTSASSPGDQLSMYAFDEATLAKIFDSFDKKEVVKEEGRGGVHGRKSQKPVTKAEPCTRPGCVHWKPPPPCVWDLPCKADCFEAHPGIQPGRNKYMSGGMIEGETCRSGRRPGVVMLSPEYCYYAGCSTPGGTSTGASGGPAAGLPMLVMKLC; translated from the exons AT GTGTTCTCCTTGTGGTCCTATGGTGTGTTACAAATATGAAGACTGCGGTCCACCG AAGGGAAGACCCTCCGCTGGAGCTTCAGAAGCAGAGGAAGGCGGCTCAAAAAAAAAGGCCGAAAAGGAAAATCAGCTGAAACGTATTAAAAGCAGAGAACTGCGAGGCGGAATTATGTACTATAGTTGCCATTGTATCAAGCGGAATGGCTTACAACACGACTGTCGCCGAACCGGGTGCGGTGGCGAACCCGCATGCTTGGTGTTGCCAGACCCGCTGTGTGCTCCGAGCCAGCTAGCGCGAGCGCGCGGCCTCGCAGACCCGGCACCTCTAGCAGCGCATATGCGTGCTCAAGATGGCGGTGCTGGCGGAGCGTCTTCAGATTCTGGTTCCGGAAGCGGAAAAAGATTTATCGTTTGTGAGCTGAAGGGCATTATGCCAGATGTGTCTGCAGATAAAGGAGGAAAATGTTGTAAGTGTCCTTCTAGTCatgttcaaacaaaaatcCCTGGGATTCGGGCTTGCATTTGTCTCCCTGATAAC TGCCCGTGCTCTACTAGCGCGAGCTCTCCTGGTGACCAGCTATCAATGTATGCTTTTGACGAGGCAACACTTGCAAAAATATTCGATAGTTTCGATAAAAAAGAAGTGGTAAAAGAAGAGGGCCGCGGTGGGGTTCATGGACGAAAATCGCAAAAGCCCGTCACCAAAGCAGAGCCTTGCACCAGGCCAGGTTGTGTTCATTGGAAGCCTCCGCCGCCGTGCGTTTGGGACCTGCCTTGTAAAGCAGATTGTTTCGAGGCGCATCCTGGAATCCAGCCCGGTCGCAATAAATACATGAGCGGCGGCATGATTGAGGGCGAAACTTGCCGTAGTGGGCGGCGACCTGGAGTAGTAATGCTGTCCCCAGAATATT GCTATTATGCAGGTTGTTCTACCCCGGGCGGCACGTCGACAGGAGCCAGCGGTGGGCCGGCGGCGGGGCTGCCTATGCTAGTCATGAAGCTTTGCTAG